In Planifilum fimeticola, a single window of DNA contains:
- a CDS encoding DMT family transporter, translating to MGWKDLLRLLLLASLWGASFLFIRIAVPQLGPFLLMDLRVLIGSVVLFLYALILRRLPDLKRRWKQYLILGTINSAIPFTLIAASELYITSSLAAILNATTPMFTAVVAALRLKDPLTRKKGAGLLLGFIGVAILVGWSPIPVEEKVLLSVAAMLAASFCYAIGGVYAKKHFPDAPPLTMAIGQLTGAAVALLPAAAVALPSARFTVLGTAATLGLAILSTAAAYILYFRLLRDVGPTQTMTVTFLVPLFSLLWGALLLDEPVGAGAIIGFLLICTGIIFVADLKPGLGRSSAQARPEKHSL from the coding sequence ATGGGGTGGAAGGATCTTCTTCGGCTCTTGCTCCTCGCCTCCCTGTGGGGAGCTTCTTTTCTGTTCATCCGGATCGCGGTGCCGCAGCTCGGCCCTTTCCTGCTGATGGATCTTCGCGTCCTGATCGGCTCGGTTGTGTTGTTTTTATACGCCCTCATCCTCCGCCGGCTTCCCGATCTCAAGCGGCGATGGAAGCAATACCTGATTCTTGGCACCATCAACAGCGCCATTCCCTTCACCCTGATCGCCGCATCCGAATTGTACATCACCTCATCCCTGGCCGCCATACTCAACGCGACCACTCCGATGTTCACCGCCGTCGTGGCGGCCCTCCGGCTGAAGGATCCCTTGACGCGGAAAAAGGGGGCCGGTCTGTTGCTGGGATTTATCGGCGTCGCCATCTTGGTGGGATGGAGCCCGATCCCCGTTGAGGAAAAGGTGCTGCTTTCCGTCGCAGCCATGCTGGCGGCCTCCTTCTGTTATGCCATCGGCGGGGTTTATGCCAAGAAGCATTTTCCCGACGCCCCCCCGCTGACAATGGCCATCGGCCAGCTCACCGGGGCGGCCGTCGCCCTTCTGCCCGCAGCAGCCGTCGCTCTTCCTTCCGCCCGGTTCACCGTCCTCGGGACGGCCGCCACCTTGGGCTTGGCCATCCTTTCGACGGCAGCGGCCTATATCCTCTACTTCCGGCTGCTCCGTGACGTCGGACCGACACAGACCATGACCGTCACCTTTCTCGTCCCTCTATTCAGCCTGCTGTGGGGAGCCCTTCTGCTGGACGAGCCCGTGGGGGCCGGCGCGATCATCGGCTTTCTCCTGATCTGTACCGGCATCATCTTTGTCGCCGATTTGAAACCGGGCTTGGGCCGGTCCTCCGCCCAAGCCCGCCCCGAAAAACATTCCCTTTGA